Below is a genomic region from Pleuronectes platessa chromosome 18, fPlePla1.1, whole genome shotgun sequence.
TTGTTTGGCTCTCCTGGGGTCCAAAGGAAAAATCTAGCCGGACAACCATCAGACCACATCCAGCTGCCTTCTTCTTGGAGGTCGCTGAGTCCGATCCAGATTCTTCCATTAGCATGGTCAAACTTCTCGATCAGTGTTTGGACGAAATTATATTCATCCAGACTGTGGATAGACACCAGGTTGGCTCCCTGTGACAAACAGTTGAGTTCTGCCTTAGCATAGGTCATCCGAGTGGCCACATACTTGTAGTAGCGGTTGTTGAATTTTAACCAGGCCATCTCACAGTTTCCTTGCTGCAGCTTGACCTCAGGTCCatctgaaggagacacagcACCCAGGGTCAGGGTgaacagaaggaggagcaggatcatgttggcgtctctctctctctgtcacaggagCAGGACGAGGGGTTGGAGATGATCTGCACTGTTGGATGAGAATGAGAGTTTGAAGGAGACAGGTGGGCAGGCTGCGTTCTTTTATACTCTTCAGAGAGGCTCTCTGCACTGTTGGTGTGATGTTATTGGTCAAATGCACTTGgcaaacactttgttttataCACAGCTGCACAGGACAAAGTGTTTCTTCTGAACACGAGACAGAAAAACCAACAGCTCACCTGGAAGTCACATAAGTTTTCACATGATTTTACAGTTAATCCTTTTGATCTCGTAAAACGCAGCTTTAGAAAAGACGACACGAGGGCAGATATGTCACTTTGTGGTTGACGTCTTCTCATTCACACCAGGTAAACAACTGCCTAACACAAGTTGACACATCGACAATGTTACGACTACAAAGTCTTTAATGTGTcctctcttgtgtttttttccaacatGCAAACAGCATTGCTTTAATTAAACAGGACTTCAAACAGACATGACAACAGCTAATAAAGGATTGAGTACAGCAGACTGACTTGCTCATCTGCTGCCTTGTAGTGGAGACTGTCACAACCTAAAGATAGTTTATAAATAAGGGAAAACATACTTTTAATAGAATAGGTCATATTTGGATCGCTGCTGTGACTCATCAGGAGACCCTACAAGTGCGGATAATGGTCGAGCTGCCTTGGTCTACCGAGTCGAGCAGGCTGTTCTGGAAACGATccctccgcaggttcaccttcagaaactttgttaagagttttacttcctctagatcagCCATTACGAAGCTTAAGAATGCTGCGGCCcaatttgaaaactgaaaaatgtgtgcGGCCCAACCACATCTTTAATCACAACTATATGATCCACACACACGACTAGAATCATAcatattattaattttatggcaaaaattaaatgaatatgaaCGCGGGCATATGCAGTGCAAATCCAATAACAACCACatttaaacataacaatttgcaaagcaaccaatgtaaaacaaacaggagtcCAAATAGGGTATTGTTAAAATTCATTCTTACTGTTTGTATAACAGAGCAAGACAAGGAAATCcgggagaagacaaacacactcgAGGCTTAACCAAATATACTTAAGGCGTATAAGCTAGACCTGCGCTGGTCTCATCAAAATGTCGTAGGAAATGGTATAAAAAGTAATGCACTAGAATTTGTATGAATTCCACATAATCttgagtcaggaggctggggacacgtgacctttgcgcctctctctcttcgttaaaacaaaaaacatggcggacattcatctaaccccaaccctaatatgaaaaatatatatgcacTAGAATTTGTATGAATTCCACATAATCttgagtcaggaggctggggacacgtgacctatgCGCTTCTCTCCCTTcgttaaaacagaaaacatggcggacattcatctaaccccaaccctaatatgaaaaatatatatgaactcTGCACCACGCTGATTCAGCTGAGTGACAGCCgcaggaataagctgttcctgaacgtGCTGGTCCgcgaacggaggaccctgtagcgcctcccagaggggaggagggcaaacagtctgtggctgaGGTGTGAGAATTGGGgttgttacagtttttttttattgcttcggcacgattttcaaaacagggcccggtgtttcaaaacagtaaacactatcagcacaaccacacacccaatcagcagaacacctcagatcctttgcaaaatgaaacactcttgtaaaaactatacacttatttatcaaaaccatattttattaccatatgaaacacacacgcttcatatgacTAAATTCTGTTTTAGCCAGTTACACAGCTAGTAATGTCGAGCTtgcagtgttatgcacactcctgtagtagcatggaaactgggacatgttttgttgtgattctccatgttgacatgttgactgatttggggatatggagagaaataaattcaatcttcatgggactgcagcattggtcttgtgtagtgtttggtgaatttattgtatatttgcactttcttaTAGTACTTCACTtagaactctaatcactgagaactggaattgctaaaagtgtttaaggttagcaacagcagtgtgtaactggtcaAAACAGAATTTAGTCATATGAAGCATGTGTGTTTCactttgcaaaggatctgaggtgttatgctgattgggtgtgtggttgtgctgattgtgttaaGTGTTTGCAACACCGGGCCCtcttttgaaaatcgtgctctCTTAACTGTAAATGACTGGGCACAGCACACTGACCTGCTCCTctgttgccctctgctggtcactgTCACAAGCTACAGATAGTTAATAAGTAAGTCAAAATGACTTTTAATGAAATAGAATAGATCATATTTGGATCTTTACTGTGACTCCTAAGGATTTCATTAAGTTGATTAATTGTTATTAGAGCTTTGAATAAATATCATCTCCCTACAGCTTGGATCTCCCCAAAAATAATGCTGTTAATACATACATAATGATTTAAACAAGATAGTCAACCAACGAGTGTGTAGCAGAAGTCTTTGCCCCAGAATCAtcaaacattgtaaaaatacaataaggAAATTAAAGGGAAACAATCATTCTTCACTATTTTTAACAACTGTTAAGCTTTGGGACGTCCAGGagagctctgctctttgttaCATTTTATGCAAATGTATACTCTCTAAAACAGTGCCACAGTGGTGGGATTTAACACGTACATTTACATACTTACTGTACTAAAGAGCATTTTCCATGTGTCCTTACTTTtaagttgatttatttttgtctacttttcacttttactccactacatatatTAGCTAATATCTGCACTTTCTACGAATGTGGGCCTTTTTAGCCAAACAGGTGGTGCTCTGGGCAAGTTGTCATCTGGATAGGAACCTATAGTGGCCTTAGTGGTAAATAGTGAACATGGCCGGAAAAATGCAAAACTAACTTTGCCCTCTAGCCCATATGAGTCACTCCTCTGTGAAGAGGCTTGGTGTTCATTTGGACAGTGATTTTAACTTTGATAATCTGTTGTAAGTAGCTTCTTTCAGTTGAGACTTATAGCTAAGGTAAAGGTCTATCTCTCATCTAAAGATCTAGAGAGGGTAATCCATGCCTTCATAACTTCTCGACTTGATTCCTGTAGCCTGCAGCTcgtccaaaatgctgctgctcgcctccttacaggaaagaaaaagaggaaccaTATAACACCAGTGTTTAGCTCCCTCCACTGGCTTCCTGTTTGTCACAGGATtgattttaaaactttattgttAACTTTCAAACCTCTTAATGGACTGGCACCGTCTTACCGAACTCCTTCATGTCCACTCTTCACTTAGAGAGCTGAGGTCAGccactcagctgctcctggacTTACCTAAACCGAGGCTCATAACCAGAGGTGATCGAGCCTTTGCAGTAGCCGCCCCAAACTAGTGGAACAGCGCACCACTCCATATTAGATCTGCCCCGTCTCTAGCACACTTCAGATCATTGTGAAATACAGGTCTCTACTCTTTTATCTTTACTATtggcatgttgttgtttttcttgttccaagtttttataaatttgccatataaataaaattgaactTGACATAaacagtttaattaaaaatcaaacactaaaaaacagTATGAAAGAACGTTTTGGAAGATTTCTACTCtaatttatcttttatatattccACTACACATGTTACTGTTCCATAGTTCGAaaccacacacaaatacacacacacacacagacacactcacatacacacacacacacacacacacacacacacacacacacacacacagacacactcacatacactcacacacactcatacacctAAACACTTTGTTTATGCCAGCTGGAATCAGCTCAAATGAGACAGAAGTAGCTGTTTACACATCCCAAAATATTCTGTTTTACAGAAACTCTTTAATTTCTTTAGTTCTTATTTAGTATTTGACATTGAAACAGTCTCCTCCTtattcccttctcctctctgaagTCATCAGGAGCAAAGGCAGCTGCTCCTCTTGTTTTTCGGGCTCGTCAGATCAATATCATTACAACTTCGTCATGTTATGTGCGGTTTGCATCCACCACCAACTCAGCGATTTTCCAAAAAGGTGAAAGTCAAATAGAAGAAGCCGTTTAGTTTCATGCTTCATTTTTTCAAGTCATCCACTCCATTCCATCCTCTGTCTGCATTCACTCTCACTACCATCCTTTAATTTgacccatcatcatcatcatcatcatcatcatcatcataatcatcatcagcatcatcatcatcatcatcatcatcttcatcatcatctaaatcattttatttgtactcatatttaaaatggattttaacaataacattGGAATTgttaaaatcaacaaacaacaaatacctGACAACAGGTATGAAAAGTAAGTGAGTGAAATGAGAACAAACATAGAAGGTTGCATTTGTATCTTTATTGCTGAGGACTATTTCATGTCAACAAGCATCAGGTGATCAGTGACCAGGTTAAATCAGATTTAACAATCACCCAGGACAGAGTATGCGAGATGCACAAACAGAAGGATAATTTCTATTACAAGGTACATCATTCCATTTCTTTTCGGTTCTAAAGTTGGTATGACCACAGTCTTCCCttcctttgttgttgtttggctcTCCTGAGGACCAAAAGGTAAACTTCACTGCACAACCATCAGACCACATCCAGCGGCCTTCTTTGTAGAGGTCGTTGAGTCCGTTCCAGGTGATTCCTTCAGCATGGTCAAAGTTCTTGATCATGTTTGTGATGAAATTCTGTTCGTCCAGACTGTGGATAGACACCAGGTTGGCTCCCTCTGACACACAATAGAGCTCTGCATCAGCCCAGCTCTGCCCTGTGGACACGTACTTGTAACAGCGGTTGTTGAAGCTGGACCAGAACATGGGACAGTTTCCACGCTGCAGCCTGACCTCAGGTCCatctgaaggagacacagcACCCAGGGTCAGGGTgaacagaaggaggagcaggatcatgttggcgtctctctctctctctgtcacaggagCAGGACGAGGGGTTGGAGATGATCTGCACTGTTGGATGAGAATGAGGGGTTTGAAGGAGACAGGTGGGCAGGCTGCGTTCTTTTATACTCACGAGGGCAGATATGTCACTTTGTGGTTCACACCTCCTCATTCACACCAGGTAAACAACTGCCAAACACAAGTTGACACATCAACAATGTTACGCATTTGAACACAaatttctgtactttctacttcgTATATTCTCAAAACTGGCTCGTTACTTGAGCAGTGGATGTACGCATGGCgcacctctctctcactcactcgcGTGCCTGCTGccccaggagatgtgcaggggggggggggggggggggcagaacgAGACCCTAAAAGCTCGGCCTTGGACAACCGGGTCGAGCAGGCTGTTCTGGTAACGATCCCTCTGCAGGTTCACCTTCAGATACTTCATTaagagttttacttcctctagatcagCCGTTACCAAGCTTAAGAATGCTGCGGCCcaatttgaaaactgaaaaatgtgtgcGGCCCACCCACACCTTTAATCACAACTATATGATCCACACACACGACTACAATCATAcatattattaattttatagCAAAAATAATTGTATATCAACCCAGGGATATGCAGTGCAAATCCAATAACAACCACatttaaacataacaatttgcaAAGCAACTAATGTAAAACGAACAGGAGTGCAAATAGTCTATTGTTAAAATTATATTCTTACTGTTTGTATAACAGAGCAAGACAAGGAAATCcgggagaagacaaacacattcgAGGCTTAACCAAATATACTTAAGGCGTATAAGACTTCTCTCTCTTCgttaaaacaaaatacatggCGGACAATCATCTAACCCCAACcgtaatatgaaaaatatatatgaactcTGCACCATGCTGATTCAGCTGAGTGAGAGCCgcaggaataagctgttcctgaaagtgctggaccctgtagcgcctcccagaggggaggagggcaaacagtctaaGGCTGAGGTGTGAGAATTTGGgttgttacagtttttttcgattgcttaggcacgattttcaaaacagggcccggtgtttcaaacactacacacaatcagcacaaccacacacccaatcagcagaacacctcagatcctttgcaaaggGAAACACACATGCTTCATATGACTAAACTCTGttttagccagttacacactgctgttgctatgctaaccttaaacacttttagcaattccagttctctagtgattagagttctataagtgaaaatacacagagaaagtgcaaatatacaataaattcaccaaacactactcTAGACAAACGCTGCAGTCccatgaaaattgaatttatttctctccatatccccaaatcagtcaaaatgtcaacatggagaatcacaacaaaacatgtcccagtttccatgctactacaggagtgtgcataacactgtaggctcgacaaatatcagacaagcacAACATTCTGTGTCCAGTACAATTTCAATGAGgtgtacctgagcctggggccggagatcgtaaaccctccaccgccatgccgagaaaaactctttgattgggtttagaaacggagagtatggtggaaggtatggtactgtaaactgtggatggtgttgaaaccagttctggaccagagcagagtagtggaatgacacattgtcccagatgaaaatgtattgcatctggtaccttctcctcctccgtggattccccctcttaccctcactcttcttcttttttgagcacaagctccattttggttgaaaacaggtgaactcagctgctgtatttgtatagtgtttacagtttttcacaattgttaacacacaaaaagcgaaaattcggcacaatttgcacaaccttcacttcatttaCCAATCACttgacccaatttggcactacttcacactcccttatctgcattagactctgactttcattctttacactctgatgtcaattacacatcaccttgttgtcagaacactacacacaatattcagttgttgcacacaacTTCTCAAGTATAAtatcaaagcatcaacctacaacacacaaatactcaaatctctaaacattcaggtctgttgagcaatttcaccgcatttacacagccgaacaggagactgaaattgtagatatggttcatgagaacaactctatcacactcagacaaataaaatctAGGATCCTTGCTGaacatgctacatttagaaacgtccagaccgtcagcctctctacattgaaccgtattcttcataggaatgccatgtggatgaaacaagtgttcagggtcccattagaACGGAACACAGGCATGAAGGAGTTACGGGGAGAGCTTGTGCTTGTatgtaccaacattcagcactgacacatgcatgtattgtaactgtaatccaatattgttccttttctacattgtctcactgtagcccactgtgttgacctctctgtgtccatactgtaacttgcattctcatgctgtctgtgtcagcggatccaggagatagatagatagatagattactttattcatccccgaagggaaattaagtcgtcacagcagccggtacatttgaatacaataaaatacaatacaatagaataaaataaaaaatattgacgTAGAAAGCctcacacagctcatgtgttgtaccagtacatctttattgatgaggtgggattcaacctggtgaagaggaggcgatggggcagaaacgtcattggccagcgggatATTGTTGAGgcccccggccagcgtggtgggaacatcacaatgtgtgctgcaatgagtcaccatgggatcttgcaccgtcatggcccacctaggggcctataacgctgcccgtctcctcgtcttcctggatggcctgcatgacctgctggtaccacctggtcagatagatgacccacagtggatcgatcacattgtcatctgggacaatgtgagcttccaccgggctgctcaagtgcgtgagtggttccaggaccactcacgcacacatttttccgttctataccttccaccttattctcctttccggAATCCTATTGAGGAAttcttttcagcttggaggtggaaggtatatgaacggaacccacaggaccaggttccactgctccaggccatggaggaggcttgtggcgacgtgaatgtcgaggcctgtcagcattttgtgtgtgaggtttttagttttctgtgtgcagttttgagaaagccgttattgttttgaaaatcgtgtgctaacaattgtgaaaaactgtaatttttgtgaagggggggggggggggtgagcaggCCGAtttacagtactgtactgttctctgtgtgtaccgaaataaacctttttatgctgcgtatttgtgtgctgatttatgtttgactatgaaaaaagtaggcctacactgagacattttacaaaaggagaaatggcttattctccagagtcactgtcattcatatggtgtgttccattttgatgattgtgttttcaatgttgcagttcagtgtgctgtaaatgcttggtagtgtgcaagcaaatgcttagttgtgtatactcaatgaatggtaagtgtgtgtcatttgaaaatatgtctgtgtgtaccaaatgaaaacacgagttccattttgtgaacaggtaagagatttgatagcaaagagtcatcttgcaaagggagtgtcaggtttagcattttgtgtgtgaggttttcagttttctgtgtgcagttttgagaaaaccGTTATTgtcgttattgttttgaaaaacgtgtgttaacaattgtgaaaaactgtaaacctgattggtgtgtctaaaattaagcaatcatgtgtttgaacacctgatggctgtgtttaaccaattggcccataggggtggtcatttgacagtcagtgcttaggaattgcaaggaagtgacatcttgatatacttctgtgtctaatgtatacaagtgtgtttagtgttttgcagatcactgtgtgtagtgttttgcaaaaagtgtgaagctgacattgtgcttatagtggtgcagatctgggccatgttttgctccttgagtgtaaggttttgatgattgtgtaatacttttgattttagtgtttatgcaattgaaaaaaactgtaattaacAAAGGTGTCTCTAAAttggtccaaagtgaaacatatgattgtgtataaagcaaacatacatattttcaccatatctggccattaaataccacttaaaacagatttgacagatttgatccagcttggacctcaGACCTCTGAGAAAGTACAGCCGAGAGGTCCTGTGTttggagcaagatgaaatgtaaacattgTCGTAGGACAAATGCAAAGACATCATCGTAAAGGTCTTGACCTCGGGAGTAACATTATGTCAgtgggaaaattgtggatggctcctgctcctcagggatgacctttgaacctagctcctgagtcagttttgatggcttacaggatggaaattaaatatgcaacagacatggtatgaactgttttggaaaggtcttgaACTCCACTACCATAGCCCAATGCAAACCTAATGCAAGACTAAACAGGTGTTTTTCTAACACCAAAAACccataaaaaaagaatacaagaTTCCCGGTCGCAATCTCATATAATAGTGaaacacattagaactacaaaagatgggaacaacacacacgtACGGGAACACCGTTAAATTTTTGTTCTTTGTATCCTTCTTCTGGGTTGAGATTAGggttgtgaaaatattgtttataAAACATATTAGCGATTAATTTTTTgaccatgaatgaaaatattgaaactaaaacacacatatctctccataaatatcatcaaacacatttttatcaagaaacattgctaaaatatagTGTTTTCCACCAAGAATACAGCAATCTCCACAATCTTGCTTGATCAGGGCGCTGCGGAGGTCTGCGCAGGAGCACTTATCGTTTGGAGCATTTCGTAGGATTCTCTACGAAAATTTGGACTTTACTTTTCGTTAGATATCTTACAAACTGTTTCATGAGACCATGTTGCAGCCTTTctcaaagtgttttacaaggatAATTGGTTTTATCACATTTAATGAACATACTGATAAATGTCATGTTCTGTTGTGCATGGCTGAAATCTCCAACTGTAATGGAGAACTTTATTTCTATCaacaaaaacagcaagtatttcaatCGGTGTTGCCTTTTATCAATAAATGTGGGGTTAATCAAttgattttgtttctttctaAGTCTCCTCTTTTCTATAGAATGTTTTTGCTGCATTTTATTTCCCTTAATCATTCACTGTCATCCATGCTGCTataacattatattacattgtacagtatttgagattatgttgaatttcattaaaaacaataatgtaaagACTGATGCTAATCGTATACGGTAAAATACAGCACTATAGTGTTTAAGTATTTGGACAGCACTAAACTGTAAATTAAGGTTACAGTTAGAAAACGACAAATCCCTG
It encodes:
- the LOC128461306 gene encoding lactose-binding lectin l-2-like, translating into MILLLLLFTLTLGAVSPSDGPEVKLQQGNCEMAWLKFNNRYYKYVATRMTYAKAELNCLSQGANLVSIHSLDEYNFVQTLIEKFDHANGRIWIGLSDLQEEGSWMWSDGCPARFFLWTPGEPNNHAGPEDCVEKSYHADKKWNDAPCSVLIPSVCASRIMCPQ
- the LOC128462162 gene encoding lactose-binding lectin l-2-like — its product is MILLLLLFTLTLGAVSPSDGPEVRLQRGNCPMFWSSFNNRCYKYVSTGQSWADAELYCVSEGANLVSIHSLDEQNFITNMIKNFDHAEGITWNGLNDLYKEGRWMWSDGCAVKFTFWSSGEPNNNKGREDCGHTNFRTEKKWNDVPCNRNYPSVCASRILCPG